In one Gemmatimonadota bacterium genomic region, the following are encoded:
- the topA gene encoding type I DNA topoisomerase, which translates to MAIRKTAAKSAGTTKKKTVAKTPVRKAARKAAGKGVRKTAAAEAVVYDDDVSMDGSGNGQALVIVESPAKAKTIGKYLGRGYKVRATIGHIRDLPVKKMGIDVENNFEPEYVTIPGKEKTLAELKAAARESSQIYLATDPDREGEAIAWHVASQIQRKGGAPIRRVLFHEITRDAVRAAIDNAGQINERLVEAQLARRMLDRLVGYKASPMLWKTVKKGASAGRVQTVALRLIVEREREIRAFKPVEYWTIAALLEKERQEFTAKLHHVDGKKPEITNAAEAQRILDDIGGLKTFPVTEVKRRERRKNPYAPFTTSTLQQEAAKRLGFGSKRTMRLAQDLYEGIEIGAEGAVGLITYMRTDSTRVAESAATAARDYLRTLFGEEFLARGGPQLYGDSKSKNTQDAHEAVRPTDPTRRPDAIKRYLKDDQFKLYELVWKRFMASQMAPAVFDTTTVNFDLGRYVFRATGSVMKFAGYQALYQEAREAGDGKALEDEQALPAMSEGENIPVKRIEPTQHFTEPPPRFSEASLVKELERLGIGRPSTYASIISTLAERRYVLLEQRRFFPTGLGEQVERVMVKSLPDIFNVQFTSNMESDLDKVEDGSVDWHEMLSAFYGPFAEQVKHADVEGLIAAAHDLSEFEGQKCPDCGGKLVPRGGFFGPFMACENHPKTCKFTRPLRGEKKVARATDEICHECGAPMVVRTGRSGEFLGCSKFPKCRGTRSMPTGVKCPKCGGDVAVRRSKKRGKAFYGCATYPACDFVVWDKPVAETCPECGFVGAEAKSSKARGEYRRCMKCQNEWEAAAPPAEAVVA; encoded by the coding sequence ATGGCAATTCGAAAGACGGCGGCGAAGAGCGCCGGAACAACAAAAAAGAAGACCGTGGCAAAGACCCCGGTCCGAAAGGCCGCTCGCAAGGCGGCCGGCAAGGGCGTGCGCAAGACTGCCGCTGCCGAAGCCGTCGTGTACGATGACGACGTTTCGATGGATGGCAGCGGCAATGGACAGGCGCTAGTTATCGTCGAGTCGCCGGCCAAGGCCAAGACCATCGGGAAGTATCTCGGGCGCGGGTATAAGGTGCGCGCGACGATCGGTCACATCCGTGACCTTCCTGTGAAGAAGATGGGTATCGATGTTGAAAACAACTTCGAACCCGAGTACGTCACGATTCCGGGCAAGGAGAAGACGCTCGCGGAGCTGAAGGCCGCCGCCAGGGAATCGAGCCAGATATATCTAGCGACTGACCCTGATCGCGAAGGCGAAGCGATCGCGTGGCATGTTGCATCGCAGATCCAGCGCAAGGGTGGCGCGCCGATCAGGCGCGTGTTGTTCCACGAGATAACGCGTGATGCGGTACGTGCGGCGATCGACAACGCCGGACAGATCAACGAGCGTCTGGTTGAGGCGCAGCTCGCGCGTCGCATGCTCGACCGGCTTGTCGGTTACAAGGCGAGCCCGATGTTGTGGAAGACGGTGAAGAAGGGCGCATCCGCGGGGCGCGTGCAGACTGTCGCATTGCGACTCATCGTCGAGCGCGAGCGCGAGATTCGCGCATTCAAGCCTGTAGAGTACTGGACGATCGCGGCGTTGCTGGAGAAGGAGCGTCAGGAATTCACGGCAAAGCTGCACCACGTCGATGGAAAGAAGCCAGAGATAACCAACGCGGCGGAAGCGCAGCGCATTCTCGACGACATCGGTGGACTCAAGACGTTCCCTGTAACGGAGGTCAAGCGTCGCGAGCGTCGCAAGAACCCGTACGCGCCGTTCACGACCAGCACACTGCAGCAGGAAGCGGCCAAGCGGCTCGGCTTCGGCTCCAAGCGTACGATGCGACTGGCGCAGGATCTGTACGAGGGCATCGAGATCGGCGCCGAAGGGGCAGTTGGTCTCATCACTTACATGCGTACCGATTCCACACGTGTCGCGGAGTCGGCCGCGACTGCGGCGCGCGACTATCTGAGGACTCTGTTCGGTGAGGAGTTCCTCGCGCGTGGGGGTCCGCAGCTATACGGCGATAGCAAGAGCAAGAACACGCAGGACGCGCACGAAGCCGTACGTCCCACCGATCCGACGCGTCGGCCGGATGCCATCAAACGCTATCTGAAGGATGACCAGTTCAAGCTTTACGAGCTGGTGTGGAAACGCTTCATGGCGTCGCAGATGGCGCCGGCGGTGTTCGATACGACGACCGTGAATTTCGATCTCGGGCGGTACGTGTTCCGTGCGACCGGAAGCGTCATGAAATTCGCGGGCTATCAGGCGCTTTACCAGGAAGCGCGCGAAGCCGGCGACGGCAAGGCGCTCGAAGACGAGCAGGCACTGCCGGCGATGTCGGAAGGGGAAAACATCCCGGTCAAGCGCATCGAGCCGACGCAGCACTTTACAGAGCCGCCTCCGCGATTTTCGGAAGCAAGCCTGGTGAAGGAGCTGGAGCGACTTGGCATTGGTCGTCCATCGACTTACGCATCGATCATCTCGACGCTTGCAGAACGGCGTTACGTACTGCTGGAGCAACGTCGCTTCTTTCCGACAGGTCTGGGAGAGCAGGTTGAGCGCGTGATGGTGAAGAGTCTGCCTGACATATTCAATGTTCAGTTCACGTCGAACATGGAAAGCGACCTCGACAAGGTGGAGGACGGCAGCGTCGACTGGCACGAAATGCTCAGCGCGTTCTACGGCCCGTTCGCCGAGCAGGTCAAGCATGCGGACGTCGAAGGGCTGATCGCCGCTGCGCACGACCTGTCGGAGTTCGAAGGGCAGAAGTGTCCTGATTGCGGCGGCAAGCTCGTCCCGCGCGGTGGATTCTTTGGCCCGTTCATGGCGTGCGAAAACCACCCCAAGACATGCAAGTTCACCCGCCCGCTTCGCGGTGAAAAGAAAGTCGCGCGTGCGACGGACGAGATCTGTCACGAATGCGGTGCTCCGATGGTGGTTCGAACCGGTCGTAGCGGTGAATTTCTGGGTTGTAGCAAGTTCCCGAAATGTCGCGGCACTCGCTCCATGCCCACGGGCGTCAAGTGTCCCAAGTGTGGTGGTGATGTCGCCGTGCGACGGTCCAAGAAACGTGGCAAGGCGTTCTACGGTTGTGCGACCTATCCCGCGTGCGACTTCGTGGTGTGGGACAAGCCGGTCGCGGAAACCTGTCCGGAGTGTGGGTTCGTCGGGGCTGAAGCGAAGTCGAGCAAGGCTCGCGGTGAATACCGCCGCTGCATGAAGTGTCAGAATGAGTGGGAGGCCGCTGCTCCGCCGGCGGAGGCCGTCGTTGCATGA
- a CDS encoding DUF494 family protein: MTEGIDGYSVPRPMRVLGPHERSRFTAEAWGYLVGLSRSGLLDATELEHVIERVLTHFDGRVALTDLRLVLGDGSSGGGDASPITTH; the protein is encoded by the coding sequence ATGACTGAAGGAATAGACGGCTATAGCGTACCGCGCCCCATGCGCGTCCTGGGACCCCACGAGCGCAGCCGCTTCACGGCGGAAGCGTGGGGCTACCTGGTCGGCCTCAGCCGGTCGGGGCTACTCGACGCGACGGAGCTCGAGCATGTGATCGAGCGCGTGCTCACCCATTTCGACGGGCGGGTCGCCTTGACCGACCTCCGGCTCGTCCTGGGCGACGGAAGCTCGGGGGGCGGCGACGCTTCTCCGATCACCACGCACTGA
- a CDS encoding shikimate kinase — translation MTADANVKHVVLVGLPGVGKSTVGRGVAARLKRGFIDLDTHIERSFGKTVSKIFEEDGEAVFRKAEAETSAAVARMAPSVIAPGGGWVLNSEATAHLLGAGRIIYLRVAPETAVRRMGRGIRRRPLLFKSGDPYEAMRTIYDARKAAYEGCSEMTVETGNTARSNVIATVVELVLSAERDLENGND, via the coding sequence GTGACTGCTGACGCGAACGTGAAGCACGTAGTGCTCGTCGGGTTGCCCGGCGTTGGCAAGAGCACCGTCGGTCGAGGAGTAGCAGCTCGGCTGAAGCGCGGCTTCATCGATCTCGACACCCACATCGAACGATCGTTCGGTAAGACAGTAAGCAAGATCTTCGAGGAGGACGGCGAGGCTGTCTTTCGGAAGGCGGAAGCCGAGACCAGCGCGGCGGTTGCCCGCATGGCGCCATCGGTGATCGCGCCGGGCGGTGGCTGGGTACTCAACAGCGAAGCCACAGCACATTTGCTCGGCGCGGGACGTATCATATACCTTAGAGTGGCACCGGAGACCGCTGTTCGTCGTATGGGACGGGGAATCCGGCGAAGGCCGTTACTGTTCAAATCCGGCGACCCGTACGAAGCCATGCGCACGATCTACGATGCGCGCAAGGCGGCATACGAGGGATGTTCGGAGATGACGGTGGAGACAGGCAATACCGCAAGATCCAATGTGATCGCCACGGTGGTGGAGCTGGTGCTTTCCGCCGAGCGAGACTTAGAAAACGGGAATGACTGA
- the aroC gene encoding chorismate synthase translates to MLRFTTAGESHGAALVSILEGMPAGIPLLVEDVDAQLARRQAGYGRGRRMQIETDRAEILSGVRAGETLGSPIAMLIRNHDWRNWQEIMSPAPLPDESADSRLRKRAVTRPRPGHADLAGMLKYDRADARDILERASARETTARVAAGAVCRTFLKQLDVTIGSHLVELGDVVARRPEHLPADLNTAADSSPLRTLDSDAESRMVALIDEAKRSGDTLGGICEVVVTGLPVGLGSHVSWDRKLDGRLAAALMSIPAVKGVEIGMGFQAARLHGSRVHDEIDPSEDAITRGRLSRRSNNAGGLEGGMTTGEPLVLRVAMKPISTLMRPLGSVEMTTRESAASTVERSDVTAVPAMGVIAEAMAAFILADSALEKFGGDSLNEVRRNREGYLLYLAERDGGHVTGHDAG, encoded by the coding sequence ATGCTTCGTTTTACTACCGCTGGCGAGTCGCACGGCGCTGCGCTCGTATCGATTCTCGAAGGAATGCCTGCTGGCATCCCGTTACTCGTCGAAGATGTCGACGCGCAGCTCGCACGCCGGCAGGCGGGTTATGGACGCGGACGTAGAATGCAGATCGAAACGGACCGTGCGGAGATCCTGAGCGGCGTGCGAGCTGGCGAGACGCTCGGATCGCCGATCGCGATGCTCATCCGCAACCACGATTGGCGCAACTGGCAGGAGATCATGAGTCCGGCGCCACTCCCGGACGAGTCGGCGGATTCCCGTCTCCGGAAGCGGGCTGTCACGCGCCCGCGCCCTGGGCACGCGGATCTCGCGGGAATGCTCAAATACGACCGCGCGGACGCGCGAGACATACTCGAGCGCGCCTCTGCTCGCGAGACCACAGCGCGCGTTGCAGCGGGCGCCGTCTGCCGCACGTTCTTGAAACAACTGGACGTGACAATCGGAAGCCACCTGGTCGAACTGGGGGATGTCGTGGCGCGCCGGCCGGAACACCTGCCCGCCGACCTCAACACGGCGGCCGACAGCTCACCACTTCGTACGCTCGACAGTGATGCAGAATCACGGATGGTAGCGCTCATCGACGAGGCCAAGCGATCCGGCGACACTCTGGGTGGAATCTGTGAGGTGGTAGTGACCGGCCTCCCGGTCGGTCTTGGATCGCACGTTTCATGGGATCGCAAGCTCGACGGGCGGCTCGCCGCTGCCCTCATGTCCATTCCGGCCGTAAAGGGGGTCGAGATCGGCATGGGATTTCAGGCGGCGCGGCTGCACGGATCCCGCGTTCACGATGAGATCGATCCCTCTGAAGATGCGATCACCCGCGGCAGGCTGAGCCGGCGCAGCAATAACGCCGGTGGCCTGGAAGGGGGTATGACTACCGGTGAGCCGCTCGTGCTCCGCGTGGCCATGAAACCAATAAGTACGCTCATGCGGCCGCTTGGCTCGGTCGAGATGACTACGCGCGAGAGCGCCGCATCCACAGTCGAGCGGAGCGACGTCACAGCGGTCCCGGCCATGGGAGTCATCGCGGAAGCGATGGCCGCCTTCATCCTGGCAGACTCGGCGCTCGAAAAGTTCGGTGGCGACTCCCTCAATGAGGTCCGACGGAACCGTGAGGGGTATCTACTGTATCTGGCTGAGCGCGACGGTGGCCACGTGACAGGGCATGACGCTGGGTGA
- a CDS encoding AMIN domain-containing protein, translating into MKLPLITLAAFAIAPGHSLTPAASQGYTACSGVCPRTAAPTVTGVSVVPATGHADVVIGVQSPVEIQDFTLDAPYRVVVDIKGASLSETPSAYDKVARGGITDVRVSQFSATVVRVVLQLDGSHPYEVQRGNNEVRVSISGGSGGFASWTGLDGRAADVAHENARSNDDASPSIAPPRSTMTVVSQPSYLPSVQQSTQPRITVTYQDADIRDVIAAFATFAGRTIVTGRDVTGTVTAEIRNQPWDVALRAILQGQGLAASEDPASGIITVDSYANVQARQAFEPLVTQLIPVNYAKADSLVPVVTKLLAKDCVAGGPASAAGSAGSATSFGNQTCITRGAVASNPGTNTLIVTETPSRIAGIINYVEALDVRTPQVSIKAKIVFVDRTNIEDLGLSYDLGTQNQFFSTLAPRIDPTTLKPITNADGVPIGLGGGTPVTGNRIALGGNTLSGIADANNRIASPALQLVYSAALGHFSLTSFLDALQEVRLADLQAEPSIVTVDNRQANIQVGQDIPVRVLDLSTQQSGAAGAVQPKATVSFHSVGIILQVTPHITNNHQVLLDVHAENSDAQLAGSDIGYVFNKQSADNRLLVNDGETAVIGGLTVTQVTQSKSGIPVLVDLPLVGKLFGVTQKSEEKRDLLILITPHVIDDGERVRSTRER; encoded by the coding sequence ATGAAGTTGCCCCTGATCACCCTCGCCGCGTTTGCAATCGCGCCGGGCCATTCTCTCACTCCTGCCGCGTCACAGGGATACACTGCCTGTTCTGGTGTGTGTCCCAGGACGGCTGCACCGACCGTAACTGGAGTGAGCGTCGTCCCCGCGACTGGCCACGCTGACGTTGTGATCGGCGTTCAGAGTCCGGTCGAGATCCAGGATTTCACACTCGACGCCCCCTACCGCGTCGTCGTGGATATCAAGGGCGCCTCACTGTCCGAGACACCGTCTGCATACGATAAAGTCGCACGCGGCGGAATCACAGACGTCCGCGTGTCACAGTTCTCGGCGACGGTCGTTCGGGTCGTGCTGCAACTGGACGGCTCTCATCCGTACGAGGTACAGCGCGGCAACAACGAGGTGCGCGTCTCGATCAGCGGCGGCTCGGGTGGTTTCGCCTCATGGACCGGCCTCGACGGCCGCGCGGCCGACGTGGCGCACGAAAATGCTCGCTCCAACGATGACGCTTCGCCGTCGATCGCACCGCCGCGCTCCACGATGACGGTCGTGAGTCAGCCGTCGTATCTGCCGAGCGTGCAGCAGTCGACGCAGCCCCGCATTACCGTCACATACCAGGACGCCGACATTCGCGACGTCATCGCCGCCTTTGCCACGTTTGCCGGGCGCACGATCGTTACGGGCCGCGACGTTACCGGAACGGTTACAGCCGAGATCCGGAACCAACCGTGGGACGTCGCACTTCGCGCGATCCTGCAGGGACAGGGCCTTGCGGCTTCGGAAGATCCTGCGTCCGGAATCATCACCGTCGACAGCTACGCCAACGTACAGGCCCGTCAGGCATTCGAGCCGTTGGTTACTCAGCTCATTCCCGTCAACTACGCAAAGGCCGATTCGCTCGTGCCTGTCGTTACCAAGCTGCTCGCAAAGGACTGCGTCGCCGGCGGGCCGGCCAGTGCAGCCGGCTCGGCCGGAAGCGCGACCAGCTTCGGCAACCAGACCTGCATCACGCGTGGCGCGGTTGCGTCGAACCCCGGGACCAACACGCTGATAGTGACTGAGACGCCTTCGCGCATCGCCGGCATCATCAATTACGTCGAGGCACTGGACGTCCGCACGCCGCAGGTCTCGATCAAGGCGAAGATTGTGTTCGTCGATCGCACGAACATCGAGGATCTCGGTCTCTCGTACGACCTCGGCACTCAGAACCAGTTCTTCAGCACGCTCGCGCCGCGCATCGATCCGACCACGCTCAAACCGATCACGAACGCCGACGGCGTACCGATTGGACTTGGCGGCGGCACACCCGTTACGGGGAACAGGATCGCGTTGGGCGGCAACACACTGTCCGGCATTGCGGACGCGAACAATCGCATAGCATCGCCGGCCTTGCAGCTCGTCTACTCCGCTGCGCTCGGTCACTTCTCGCTCACGAGCTTCCTGGACGCTCTTCAGGAAGTACGCCTCGCTGATCTGCAGGCGGAGCCGAGCATCGTGACGGTGGATAACAGGCAGGCAAACATTCAGGTGGGTCAGGATATCCCGGTACGCGTGCTCGACCTGAGCACGCAACAGTCGGGCGCGGCCGGAGCGGTTCAGCCGAAAGCGACAGTGAGCTTCCACTCGGTCGGTATCATTCTCCAGGTCACACCTCACATCACGAACAACCATCAGGTGCTGTTGGACGTTCACGCCGAGAACTCGGATGCGCAGCTCGCAGGATCCGACATCGGCTACGTGTTCAACAAGCAGAGCGCGGATAACCGGCTCCTCGTGAACGACGGCGAAACGGCCGTGATCGGTGGTCTCACCGTCACGCAGGTGACGCAGAGCAAGAGTGGCATTCCGGTCCTCGTCGACCTTCCGCTGGTTGGCAAGCTGTTCGGCGTTACGCAGAAGTCCGAAGAGAAGCGCGACCTTCTCATTCTCATCACGCCGCACGTCATCGACGACGGTGAGCGCGTGAGATCGACTCGTGAGCGGTAA
- the pilO gene encoding type 4a pilus biogenesis protein PilO, producing the protein MAIGANMTQREQALVGSGIIAILLAVAFWWFIFTPKAVTIGALSAHVDSVETNNRKARVAIARGTVQQLQTEAAQYQKNLDMMRELVPTSNEVPSLLENVSTAARRVGLDLASVEPVPVIPGEQFDTYRYKVSVMGGYHELAEFLTNVGSLNRIMAPLGLELKIHPGDKDKSHQKAGESLLDASFQLQTYVARTTPLVLSKETK; encoded by the coding sequence ATGGCAATCGGCGCAAACATGACGCAGCGCGAACAGGCGCTGGTCGGATCCGGAATCATCGCGATTCTGCTCGCTGTGGCGTTCTGGTGGTTCATCTTCACACCGAAGGCCGTAACGATCGGCGCGCTCAGTGCCCACGTCGATTCCGTCGAGACGAACAATCGCAAGGCGCGTGTCGCGATAGCTCGCGGCACCGTACAGCAGCTGCAGACAGAAGCCGCGCAATATCAGAAGAATCTGGACATGATGCGCGAGCTCGTCCCGACCTCGAACGAAGTTCCTTCGCTCCTCGAAAATGTGTCCACGGCGGCACGGCGCGTGGGACTCGACCTCGCGTCGGTCGAGCCGGTTCCTGTGATTCCCGGCGAGCAGTTCGATACGTACCGCTACAAGGTGTCGGTGATGGGCGGCTACCACGAGCTCGCCGAATTCCTCACCAACGTTGGCTCGCTCAACCGCATCATGGCACCACTGGGACTGGAGCTCAAGATCCACCCGGGCGACAAGGACAAATCGCATCAGAAGGCCGGTGAGTCACTGCTCGACGCAAGCTTTCAACTCCAGACCTACGTCGCACGCACAACTCCGCTTGTGCTGAGCAAGGAGACAAAATGA
- a CDS encoding PilN domain-containing protein — MIEINLLPGAKRTTRRGADFAPGAAIASLGANLKDKYLIFAVAGVVLGLGGIAGMYLLQARQQSAVDTRESAAATDSARFAAVLTARSHAETARDSVYQQLAIIKSIDDTRYTWPHVLEAVNLAVPQYTWLVSITQTSAVTTTAATIGDTSAAGKAKVDSAKKTGGMKQASAAARKARADSLFNGVANAMTFRIVGQTVDVQALTQFMKSLEASPFIKNVQLTRSDLVTAEGKEVTEFQLEAQTEVPPAHMLQTVPLSIAVR; from the coding sequence ATGATAGAGATCAATCTTCTGCCCGGCGCCAAGCGCACCACTCGTCGTGGTGCTGACTTTGCTCCCGGCGCGGCCATCGCGAGTCTTGGCGCGAACCTGAAGGACAAGTACCTCATATTTGCCGTCGCTGGCGTGGTACTGGGGCTCGGCGGAATCGCAGGCATGTACCTGTTGCAGGCGAGGCAGCAGAGTGCCGTGGACACACGTGAATCCGCGGCTGCGACGGACTCCGCCCGCTTTGCCGCTGTGCTCACTGCGCGCAGTCATGCAGAGACGGCGCGTGACTCGGTATATCAGCAGCTTGCCATCATCAAGTCGATCGATGATACGCGGTACACGTGGCCGCACGTGCTCGAGGCCGTAAACCTCGCCGTGCCGCAGTACACCTGGCTGGTCTCCATAACTCAGACGAGTGCCGTCACTACGACCGCAGCAACGATCGGTGACACGTCCGCCGCTGGAAAGGCCAAGGTGGACAGCGCCAAAAAGACTGGCGGCATGAAACAGGCTTCGGCGGCGGCTCGAAAGGCTCGCGCTGACTCGCTGTTCAACGGAGTTGCGAACGCGATGACGTTCCGCATCGTCGGCCAGACGGTCGACGTCCAGGCTCTCACGCAATTCATGAAGAGCCTCGAGGCGTCTCCGTTCATCAAGAATGTACAGCTGACCCGCTCCGACCTCGTTACGGCCGAGGGCAAGGAAGTGACAGAGTTCCAGCTCGAAGCACAGACCGAAGTTCCGCCTGCGCATATGCTGCAGACAGTTCCCCTTTCAATAGCGGTGCGCTAG
- the pilM gene encoding type IV pilus assembly protein PilM: MSFFGRSKTTVGLDIGSGLIKVVIMDHARGVPELVKVAVAPLLPDAIVEGEVMDPRLVSDAIQEAMERAGVKATQVVTAVGGRDVIIKRIQTERVKEQQARELMRWEAEQHVPDVESVELDFQVLDDDEGSNPEEMSVLLVAAKRELVDAKLRILAEAGLTPSLVDVDAFALHNAFELNHPEAMRGAVALVNVGNEITNVNVLDNGVPILTRDLAVGTRRFQEDLQRHHGLAADDAERMVRGYDRTAQLDAVLEARGEEIAVGVERAAAFLAASARGAPQVRAIYICGGGSRVPGLADVLGQRLHLKVEYANPLANLHVRDGALSHFTMDEIAPLLMLPVGLGLRKAS, translated from the coding sequence ATGTCCTTTTTCGGCCGCAGTAAGACAACGGTTGGACTCGACATCGGCTCTGGACTCATCAAGGTCGTGATCATGGATCACGCCCGCGGGGTTCCGGAGCTGGTGAAGGTTGCCGTTGCACCACTTCTTCCGGACGCAATAGTCGAAGGAGAGGTAATGGATCCACGACTGGTGTCGGATGCGATTCAGGAAGCAATGGAAAGGGCGGGTGTCAAGGCGACTCAGGTCGTCACCGCTGTCGGCGGACGCGACGTCATCATCAAGCGCATCCAGACCGAGCGTGTCAAGGAACAACAGGCGCGCGAGCTCATGCGCTGGGAAGCTGAGCAGCACGTCCCGGACGTCGAATCGGTCGAGCTGGATTTCCAGGTTCTCGACGATGATGAGGGTTCGAATCCCGAAGAGATGAGCGTGCTGCTCGTCGCGGCCAAGCGGGAGCTGGTGGACGCAAAGCTCCGCATTCTCGCCGAGGCCGGGCTTACCCCGAGCCTGGTGGATGTCGACGCCTTCGCGTTGCACAATGCATTCGAGCTGAACCATCCCGAAGCGATGCGCGGCGCCGTGGCGCTGGTAAACGTCGGCAACGAAATAACGAACGTCAATGTTCTGGACAACGGCGTGCCGATCCTGACGCGCGACCTGGCTGTCGGGACTCGTCGTTTTCAGGAAGACCTTCAACGCCATCACGGACTTGCAGCGGACGATGCGGAGCGCATGGTGCGTGGCTACGATCGTACCGCTCAGCTCGACGCCGTCCTCGAAGCTCGCGGAGAGGAAATAGCCGTCGGTGTCGAACGGGCGGCAGCCTTCCTGGCCGCATCGGCGCGCGGCGCGCCGCAGGTTCGCGCGATCTACATCTGTGGCGGTGGGTCGCGGGTTCCGGGCCTCGCCGACGTGCTTGGCCAACGGCTTCACCTCAAGGTCGAATACGCCAACCCACTCGCGAATCTCCACGTACGCGACGGTGCGCTCTCGCACTTCACCATGGACGAGATCGCGCCGCTCCTAATGCTTCCCGTGGGGCTCGGCCTCCGCAAGGCATCATGA
- a CDS encoding prepilin-type N-terminal cleavage/methylation domain-containing protein: MRNAREIAECAGTLPLQTFTKVRKCFDDNELQSGHQLARPLPLRCPITAAAASHDSLGDSLMKRNVKGFTLIELLIVVVIIGILAAIAIPKFAATKERAYVASMKTDLKNLATAEEGYASANNGAYFSHTFTAPSDTTNGFSPSVGNTITATADAGPPTAWHALAVSTQTTKQCGMHTGATPGLAGTDTTSGAPYCQP; the protein is encoded by the coding sequence TTGCGAAACGCCAGAGAGATTGCAGAATGCGCTGGCACATTGCCGCTCCAGACGTTTACTAAAGTTCGCAAGTGCTTTGACGATAATGAGTTACAAAGCGGTCACCAGTTGGCGCGACCGTTGCCATTACGCTGCCCGATCACCGCAGCAGCGGCATCCCACGACTCCTTAGGAGATTCATTAATGAAGCGCAACGTGAAAGGATTTACCCTGATCGAGCTTTTGATCGTCGTCGTGATCATCGGCATCTTGGCCGCGATCGCGATCCCGAAGTTCGCAGCAACGAAAGAGCGCGCATACGTCGCGTCGATGAAGACGGACCTCAAGAATCTCGCGACGGCTGAAGAGGGCTATGCATCCGCCAACAACGGCGCCTACTTCTCGCATACCTTCACGGCACCGAGCGATACGACCAACGGGTTCTCGCCTTCAGTAGGAAACACTATTACCGCGACGGCCGACGCCGGCCCGCCGACCGCATGGCATGCGCTCGCGGTTAGCACCCAGACCACCAAGCAGTGCGGTATGCACACGGGCGCAACGCCTGGCCTTGCTGGAACGGATACGACCTCTGGTGCTCCATACTGCCAGCCGTAA